One region of Astyanax mexicanus isolate ESR-SI-001 chromosome 15, AstMex3_surface, whole genome shotgun sequence genomic DNA includes:
- the LOC103032500 gene encoding transforming growth factor beta-1-induced transcript 1 protein isoform X1 produces MEDLGMPDPPNYPLNPRIVMFDALLADLESSASPLARCPVLLTSEPSVNSEAPANSVQETPQPRPPPPAYTPQQTVSAAMKSNGSQNPNPDRLYSTVCKPRSPRSPEPPAFSSSSVLGGGLSELDHLLQELNATQFNITDEILAQFPTTKKDERDKPPKPVSSSGSAKPTATSATLELDKLMASLSDFRVQSTPTAPVHPVVTPAQQPSAAAPASSGGSLDSMLGLLQSDLSRQGVPTSSKGNCSACQKPVVGQVVTALGRVWHPEHFVCSECECELGNRNFFEKDGRPYCESDYFSLYSPHCAQCNKPILNKMVTALDKNWHPECFCCVKCSRTFGDEGFHDREGKQYCQQCFLALFASRCQGCSQPIMENYISALNSLWHPQCFVCRECFSPFVNGSFFEHEGQPLCEAHYHQSRGSVCQACREPILGRCVTAMGAKFHPHHLVCNFCLKPLSKGCFKEQENKPYCHPCFLKLFG; encoded by the exons ATGGAGGATCTGG GAATGCCTGACCCGCCTAACTACCCCCTCAACCCTCGCATTGTTATGTTTG ATGCTCTCCTGGCTGATCTTGAGAGCTCCGCCTCTCCTCTGGCCCGCTGCCCCGTCCTCTTGACCTCCGAACCTTCAGTTAACTCTGAAGCTCCGGCCAACAGCGTTCAGGAAACCCCTCAGCCCCGGCCTCCTCCGCCCGCGTATACACCCCAGCAG ACTGTTTCTGCTGCAATGAAATCAAATGGTTCCCAGAACCCGAACCCTGACAGACTCTACAG TACTGTGTGTAAACCTCGCTCGCCCCGCTCTCCAGAGCCCCCGGCCTTCTCCTCGTCCTCAGTGCTGGGAGGCGGTCTTAGTGAGCTGGATCATTTACTGCAAGAGCTCAATGCCACCCAGTTCAACATCACag ATGAAATCCTGGCCCAGTTTCCCACCACTAAAAAGGACGAGAGGGACAAACCTCCTAAGCCTGTTTCCTCCTCCGG CTCAGCAAAGCCCACGGCCACATCTGCTACTCTGGAACTGGATAAACTGATGGCCTCTCTGTCGGACTTCAGGGTTCAGAGCACA CCCACAGCACCTGTCCATCCAGTGGTCACTCCCGCACAGCAGCCTTCAGCCGCGGCCCCAGCCTCTTCAGGCGGCTCATTGGACAGCATGCTGGGTCTCCTTCAATCAGATCTGAGCAGACAAGGAGTTCCTACCTCCTCCAAGGGAAACTGCTCCGCCTGTCAGAAACCCGTTGTAGGACAG GTTGTGACGGCGCTGGGCCGCGTCTGGCACCCGGAGCactttgtgtgttctgagtgcGAGTGTGAGCTGGGAAACAGAAACTTCTTTGAGAAGGACGGCCGGCCGTACTGCGAGTCTGATTACTTCAGCCTGTACTCACCACACTGCGCTCAGTGCAACAAACCCATCCTCAAC AAAATGGTCACTGCGTTGGATAAGAATTGGCATCCTGAGTGCTTCTGCTGTGTAAAGTGCAGCCGGACATTTGGAGATGAAG GGTTCCATGACCGTGAGGGGAAGCAGTACTGCCAGCAGTGCTTTTTGGCCCTGTTTGCCTCCCGCTGTCAGGGCTGTTCTCAGCCCATCATGGAGAACTACATCTCTGCCCTCAACTCTCTGTGGCATCCACAGTGCTTTGTCTGCAGG gAGTGTTTCAGTCCATTTGTAAACGGAAGCTTCTTCGAGCACGAGGGCCAGCCGCTGTGTGAGGCACACTATCACCAGTCTCGCGGCAGTGTGTGCCAGGCATGCAGGGAGCCCATTCTGGGCCGCTGCGTCACAGCCATGGGCGCCAAGTTCCACCCCCACCACCTGGTGTGCAACTTCTGCCTGAAGCCCCTCAGCAAGGGCTGCTTTAAAGAGCAGGAGAACAAACCCTACTGTCACCCCTGCTTCCTAAAACTCTTTGGTTGA
- the LOC103032500 gene encoding transforming growth factor beta-1-induced transcript 1 protein isoform X2, whose translation MEDLDALLADLESSASPLARCPVLLTSEPSVNSEAPANSVQETPQPRPPPPAYTPQQTVSAAMKSNGSQNPNPDRLYSTVCKPRSPRSPEPPAFSSSSVLGGGLSELDHLLQELNATQFNITDEILAQFPTTKKDERDKPPKPVSSSGSAKPTATSATLELDKLMASLSDFRVQSTPTAPVHPVVTPAQQPSAAAPASSGGSLDSMLGLLQSDLSRQGVPTSSKGNCSACQKPVVGQVVTALGRVWHPEHFVCSECECELGNRNFFEKDGRPYCESDYFSLYSPHCAQCNKPILNKMVTALDKNWHPECFCCVKCSRTFGDEGFHDREGKQYCQQCFLALFASRCQGCSQPIMENYISALNSLWHPQCFVCRECFSPFVNGSFFEHEGQPLCEAHYHQSRGSVCQACREPILGRCVTAMGAKFHPHHLVCNFCLKPLSKGCFKEQENKPYCHPCFLKLFG comes from the exons ATGGAGGATCTGG ATGCTCTCCTGGCTGATCTTGAGAGCTCCGCCTCTCCTCTGGCCCGCTGCCCCGTCCTCTTGACCTCCGAACCTTCAGTTAACTCTGAAGCTCCGGCCAACAGCGTTCAGGAAACCCCTCAGCCCCGGCCTCCTCCGCCCGCGTATACACCCCAGCAG ACTGTTTCTGCTGCAATGAAATCAAATGGTTCCCAGAACCCGAACCCTGACAGACTCTACAG TACTGTGTGTAAACCTCGCTCGCCCCGCTCTCCAGAGCCCCCGGCCTTCTCCTCGTCCTCAGTGCTGGGAGGCGGTCTTAGTGAGCTGGATCATTTACTGCAAGAGCTCAATGCCACCCAGTTCAACATCACag ATGAAATCCTGGCCCAGTTTCCCACCACTAAAAAGGACGAGAGGGACAAACCTCCTAAGCCTGTTTCCTCCTCCGG CTCAGCAAAGCCCACGGCCACATCTGCTACTCTGGAACTGGATAAACTGATGGCCTCTCTGTCGGACTTCAGGGTTCAGAGCACA CCCACAGCACCTGTCCATCCAGTGGTCACTCCCGCACAGCAGCCTTCAGCCGCGGCCCCAGCCTCTTCAGGCGGCTCATTGGACAGCATGCTGGGTCTCCTTCAATCAGATCTGAGCAGACAAGGAGTTCCTACCTCCTCCAAGGGAAACTGCTCCGCCTGTCAGAAACCCGTTGTAGGACAG GTTGTGACGGCGCTGGGCCGCGTCTGGCACCCGGAGCactttgtgtgttctgagtgcGAGTGTGAGCTGGGAAACAGAAACTTCTTTGAGAAGGACGGCCGGCCGTACTGCGAGTCTGATTACTTCAGCCTGTACTCACCACACTGCGCTCAGTGCAACAAACCCATCCTCAAC AAAATGGTCACTGCGTTGGATAAGAATTGGCATCCTGAGTGCTTCTGCTGTGTAAAGTGCAGCCGGACATTTGGAGATGAAG GGTTCCATGACCGTGAGGGGAAGCAGTACTGCCAGCAGTGCTTTTTGGCCCTGTTTGCCTCCCGCTGTCAGGGCTGTTCTCAGCCCATCATGGAGAACTACATCTCTGCCCTCAACTCTCTGTGGCATCCACAGTGCTTTGTCTGCAGG gAGTGTTTCAGTCCATTTGTAAACGGAAGCTTCTTCGAGCACGAGGGCCAGCCGCTGTGTGAGGCACACTATCACCAGTCTCGCGGCAGTGTGTGCCAGGCATGCAGGGAGCCCATTCTGGGCCGCTGCGTCACAGCCATGGGCGCCAAGTTCCACCCCCACCACCTGGTGTGCAACTTCTGCCTGAAGCCCCTCAGCAAGGGCTGCTTTAAAGAGCAGGAGAACAAACCCTACTGTCACCCCTGCTTCCTAAAACTCTTTGGTTGA